The proteins below come from a single Burkholderia sp. FERM BP-3421 genomic window:
- a CDS encoding GNAT family N-acetyltransferase gives MSEWLAPPLAEAVEVRRADAADWPRIWPLWRRIVSAGETHPYPLDATEEDAIALWLRPPRAALYVAERDGVVVAAMQTKPLRYGHGDHIANFDLMVTPECWGHGVGRALAEYVIDACRAAGYAAMEAYAVVAANERAVRLWHGLGFETLAIVPRAFRHPTQGLVDVHHMYRSLT, from the coding sequence ATGAGCGAGTGGCTTGCACCGCCGCTTGCGGAAGCGGTCGAGGTCCGGCGTGCGGACGCCGCCGACTGGCCGCGCATCTGGCCGCTGTGGCGCCGCATCGTGTCGGCGGGCGAGACGCACCCGTATCCGCTGGACGCAACCGAGGAGGACGCCATCGCGCTTTGGCTGCGGCCGCCGCGCGCGGCGCTCTACGTGGCCGAGCGCGACGGCGTCGTGGTCGCCGCGATGCAGACGAAGCCGCTGCGTTACGGCCACGGCGATCACATCGCGAACTTTGATTTGATGGTGACGCCGGAATGCTGGGGGCACGGAGTCGGGCGCGCGCTGGCGGAATACGTCATCGACGCCTGCCGCGCCGCCGGCTATGCGGCGATGGAAGCCTATGCGGTGGTCGCGGCCAACGAACGGGCCGTCAGGCTCTGGCACGGGCTGGGCTTCGAGACCCTCGCCATCGTTCCCCGGGCGTTCCGCCACCCGACGCAGGGCCTGGTCGACGTCCATCACATGTACCGATCCCTGACCTGA
- a CDS encoding LysR family transcriptional regulator — protein sequence MDKLEQIRVFLQVAEMGSFIKAAHTLSLPRATVSAAVQQLEAGVGARLLHRTTRQVQLTADGALLVERGRRLLAEADELDRLFRGSDRDVAGRLNVDVPSRIARRLIAPALPGFMRRYPNLQLSLGSTDRSIDLVQEGVDCAIRVGRLTDSSLVVRPLGRIAMINCASPGYLREQGVPLRPEELEAHHWSVGYALPTTGRETPWEYVAAGRAIELAMPSRVIVNNAETYIAAALAGLGMIQIPRFDVQHLLDRGALVEVLPEHRAASMEVSALYPHRRHRSRRLNVFVDWFEELARDAIERDG from the coding sequence ATGGACAAGCTGGAACAGATCAGGGTGTTTTTGCAGGTGGCGGAAATGGGCAGCTTCATCAAGGCCGCCCATACGCTGAGCCTGCCGCGCGCGACCGTGTCGGCCGCCGTGCAGCAGCTCGAGGCGGGCGTTGGCGCGCGGCTGCTGCATCGGACCACGCGTCAGGTGCAACTGACCGCGGACGGTGCGCTGCTGGTCGAGCGCGGCCGCCGGCTGCTCGCCGAGGCCGACGAACTGGACCGGCTGTTCCGCGGCAGCGATCGCGATGTCGCGGGGCGGCTCAATGTCGACGTGCCGAGCCGGATCGCGCGCCGGTTGATCGCGCCCGCCCTGCCCGGTTTCATGCGCCGCTATCCGAACCTGCAGCTGTCGCTGGGTTCCACCGATCGCTCGATCGATCTGGTGCAGGAGGGCGTCGATTGCGCGATCCGGGTCGGGCGGCTCACCGACAGCAGCCTCGTGGTGCGCCCGCTCGGGCGGATCGCGATGATCAACTGCGCGAGCCCAGGCTATCTGCGCGAGCAGGGCGTGCCCCTGCGGCCCGAGGAGCTCGAAGCGCATCACTGGTCGGTCGGCTATGCCTTGCCGACGACGGGGCGCGAGACGCCCTGGGAGTATGTCGCGGCCGGCCGCGCGATCGAACTCGCGATGCCGAGCCGGGTGATCGTCAACAATGCGGAGACCTATATCGCGGCCGCGCTCGCCGGGCTCGGGATGATCCAGATCCCGCGTTTCGACGTCCAGCATCTGCTCGACCGGGGCGCGCTCGTCGAGGTGCTGCCCGAGCATCGCGCGGCGTCGATGGAGGTCTCGGCGCTGTATCCGCACCGCCGGCACCGGTCGCGGCGGCTCAATGTGTTCGTCGACTGGTTCGAGGAACTGGCGCGGGATGCGATCGAGCGCGACGGCTAG